From Microcaecilia unicolor chromosome 11, aMicUni1.1, whole genome shotgun sequence, the proteins below share one genomic window:
- the LOC115479947 gene encoding glutathione S-transferase theta-1-like → MTTVELYLDLLSQPCRAVYLFAKKTNIPFHFRLVDLMKGEQLNAKFTKVNLLQKVPALKDGDFTLAESVAILLYLICKFKIPDHWYPREPQKRAQVDEFLAWQHSTIRRHTSQLFWLKVMTPLFVGQQVPPEKMEAASLEMSTTLQQLEKKFLQDKPFIVGEEISLADLVAFTELIQPVESGVDIFANRPKLLAWRERVEASLGKELVKEAHETLHKMKTLKTQNMDPQVVEYMKSKALSISSGRF, encoded by the exons ATGACGACGGTGGAGCTCTATCTCGATTTACTCTCGCAGCCCTGTCGTGCTGTCTACCTGTTCGCCAAGAAAACTAACATTCCTTTTCACTTCAGACTGGTGGACCTGATGAAAG GAGAGCAGCTGAATGCCAAGTTCACTAAAGTGAATTTGCTGCAGAAAGTGCCGGCTCTGAAAGATGGAGATTTCACCCTGGCAGAGAG CGTTGCAATCCTTCTGTATCTGATCTGCAAGTTCAAGATTCCAGACCACTGGTACCCAAGGGAGCCACAGAAACGTGCACAGGTAGATGAGTTCCTCGCCTGGCAGCACAGCACCATCCGACGACATACCAGTCAGTTGTTCTGGTTGAAG GTAATGACTCCCCTATTTGTGGGTCAGCAGGTGCCCCCTGAGAAGATGGAAGCAGCATCCCTTGAAATGAGCACAACCCTGCAGCAGCTTGAGAAGAAGTTCCTGCAGGACAAGCCCTTTATTGTTGGGGAGGAGATTTCCCTGGCAGACCTGGTTGCTTTCACAGAGCTCATACAG CCTGTAGAATCTGGAGTTGATATCTTTGCAAATAGGCCAAAGTTGTTGGCATGGCGTGAGAGGGTGGAGGCTTCACTGGGGAAGGAGCTGGTCAAGGAGGCTCATGAGACGCTTCATAAGATGAAGACGCTAAAGACACAGAACATGGATCCACAGGTGGTCGAATATATGAAAAGCAAAGCTCTGAGTATAAGCAGTGGGCGTTTTTAA